One segment of Verrucomicrobiia bacterium DNA contains the following:
- a CDS encoding universal stress protein, protein MKKGLYHKILVPVEATEYDKFILEHVVELARFHGATLLLFHVADGWAARHYGAEADSAEVRADQKYLKELAGELRAKGLEVETMLGYGDPGTEIVEAARKNKCDLIAMTTHGHRFISDLIYGSASRKVRHEVDIPVLLLRAPRKR, encoded by the coding sequence ATGAAGAAGGGCCTCTATCACAAGATCCTCGTGCCGGTCGAGGCGACCGAGTACGACAAGTTTATCCTCGAACACGTCGTGGAACTGGCGCGATTTCATGGCGCGACATTGTTGCTCTTCCATGTGGCCGATGGCTGGGCGGCGCGGCATTATGGAGCGGAGGCCGATTCGGCGGAAGTCCGCGCCGACCAGAAATACCTGAAAGAACTCGCCGGCGAACTTCGCGCCAAAGGCCTAGAGGTCGAGACGATGCTCGGCTACGGCGATCCCGGTACGGAGATCGTGGAAGCCGCGCGCAAAAACAAGTGCGACCTCATTGCCATGACCACGCATGGCCACCGTTTCATCTCCGACCTCATCTACGGTAGCGCCTCACGCAAAGTGCGGCATGAAGTGGACATCCCCGTATTGTTGCTGCGCGCACCGAGGAAGCGATAA
- a CDS encoding 8-oxoguanine deaminase — MKLLIKNGHVIRWSTQQRVEQLENHHVLIEDNHVLNVTPTLPADFQPDETIDATNCAVIPGLINTHHHLYQSLTRCLKPVQNAKLFDWLLGLYEVWGRIDYEAVKLGSQISMAEMLLSGCTTTNDMFYVYPRESDVKAEAVIEGAAELGMRLHAGRGSMSLGKSQGGLPPDSVVQDETAIVKDCERVIAKFHDAKPYAMTRIDLMPCSPFSITFDLLKETRALAKSHRVLCHTHVAETEDENKFCLEKFGKRPADYMAAADWVGPDISWAHCVCLNSEEIKLLAATKTAVAHCPSSNMILGSGIPPVCEMLKANATVGLGVDGSSSNNGAHVLAEARQALLLQRVKNGADSFTAEDALRIATLGGARLLNRERELGNIAPGSAADIAIYDLNTIEFAGAAAQDPLGALILCHSPRAKFVLVNGKLVVKYGQLATIYLQSLVTRMNELVKLRFR; from the coding sequence ATGAAACTCCTCATCAAAAATGGCCACGTCATCCGCTGGAGCACGCAACAACGCGTCGAACAACTCGAGAACCATCACGTCCTCATCGAGGACAATCACGTTCTCAATGTCACGCCCACCCTGCCCGCCGATTTTCAACCGGACGAGACCATCGACGCAACAAACTGCGCAGTCATCCCCGGCTTGATCAACACGCACCATCACCTCTATCAATCGCTCACGCGCTGCTTGAAGCCCGTGCAGAACGCCAAGCTCTTCGATTGGTTGCTCGGCCTCTACGAAGTCTGGGGCCGCATCGACTACGAAGCGGTCAAACTCGGCTCGCAAATCTCGATGGCGGAAATGCTGCTCTCGGGTTGCACAACAACCAATGACATGTTCTACGTCTACCCGCGCGAATCCGATGTGAAAGCCGAGGCCGTCATCGAAGGCGCAGCGGAACTCGGCATGCGCCTTCACGCCGGCCGCGGTTCGATGTCGCTGGGAAAAAGCCAGGGTGGCCTGCCGCCCGATAGCGTCGTGCAGGATGAAACCGCCATCGTGAAGGACTGCGAACGCGTCATCGCCAAATTCCACGACGCGAAACCGTACGCAATGACCCGCATCGATTTGATGCCCTGTTCCCCCTTCTCCATCACGTTCGACCTATTGAAGGAAACGCGCGCGCTCGCTAAATCGCATCGCGTCCTCTGTCACACGCACGTCGCCGAGACAGAGGACGAAAACAAATTTTGCCTCGAGAAATTCGGCAAACGCCCCGCCGATTACATGGCCGCCGCGGATTGGGTCGGCCCCGATATTTCATGGGCGCACTGCGTGTGCCTCAACTCCGAAGAAATCAAACTGCTCGCCGCCACGAAAACCGCCGTCGCGCATTGCCCGTCGTCGAACATGATCCTCGGCTCCGGCATCCCACCCGTCTGCGAAATGTTGAAAGCCAACGCCACGGTTGGCCTCGGTGTGGATGGTTCTTCGAGCAACAACGGCGCGCACGTTCTTGCGGAAGCCCGGCAAGCCTTGTTGCTCCAACGCGTGAAGAATGGCGCGGACAGCTTCACCGCCGAAGACGCCCTGCGCATCGCCACGCTCGGCGGCGCGCGCTTGCTCAATCGCGAACGCGAACTCGGCAACATCGCCCCCGGCTCCGCCGCCGACATCGCGATCTACGACCTCAACACCATCGAGTTCGCCGGCGCCGCCGCCCAAGACCCTCTCGGCGCCCTCATCCTCTGCCACTCCCCCCGCGCCAAATTTGTTCTCGTCAACGGCAAGTTAGTAGTCAAGTACGGCCAATTGGCCACTATCTATCTGCAATCCCTCGTCACCAGGATGAATGAGTTGGTGAAACTTCGGTTTAGGTAG
- a CDS encoding TRL domain-containing protein has protein sequence MKKLIVSVATACAVVVFMSGCAGISPVAGGSMGMVYTSTSAGVAVGSASGSEKSGTATSTAIICFATGDSSISAAMAAGGITKIHHVDCKIMSVLGVYAKYTTVVYGE, from the coding sequence ATGAAGAAACTCATTGTGTCTGTAGCAACGGCGTGTGCAGTTGTCGTATTCATGTCGGGATGTGCGGGGATTTCGCCGGTCGCCGGGGGATCCATGGGAATGGTTTACACCTCGACGAGTGCTGGCGTCGCTGTGGGAAGCGCGAGTGGGTCCGAGAAATCCGGGACCGCTACGTCCACCGCGATCATTTGCTTCGCCACTGGAGACTCCAGTATTTCGGCGGCGATGGCGGCTGGTGGAATCACCAAGATTCACCACGTAGACTGCAAGATCATGTCGGTGCTCGGCGTCTATGCCAAGTACACGACAGTCGTTTACGGCGAATAA
- a CDS encoding threonine synthase yields the protein MAIQHILHLRCVICGTIYPADNRYTCDKCGVTGILDVEYDYEKVAKTLTRHALAQRPWTHWRYEELIPVDFSLPLPPLHIGYTPVYHADRLGEWVGVRDFSIKDDGRNPSASFKDRASSVGVMKATEYHAKTIAAASTGNAASSLACFAAAVGLPAVIFVPEKAPEPKIAQLLVFGATVIKVKGTYDQAYDFCMDACAKYGWYNRNCAINSYLVEGKKTCGLEIAEQFNDMMPDWVCLSVGDGCTIAGVWKGIREMFHLGFIKKVPRMLGVQASGCKPVADAFHANKDVVNVDGVTRADSINCGTPRNWRKAVHALRESRGEIVAVSDAEIMEAMNKTARLSAVFGEPSGAASVAGVKRAIADGIIKKNESVCAVITGNGLKDVKAAIETAGTAINISADLRALDEELKKRKVL from the coding sequence ATGGCGATTCAACACATTTTACATTTGCGCTGCGTGATTTGCGGGACGATCTATCCAGCGGACAACCGTTACACCTGCGACAAGTGCGGCGTCACGGGCATTCTCGATGTCGAGTATGACTACGAGAAGGTCGCCAAGACATTGACACGGCACGCGCTGGCGCAACGTCCGTGGACGCACTGGCGTTATGAGGAATTGATCCCCGTCGATTTCTCGCTACCGCTGCCGCCGCTGCATATCGGTTACACGCCGGTGTATCACGCCGATCGGTTGGGGGAATGGGTGGGCGTGCGCGATTTTTCGATCAAGGATGATGGACGCAACCCGAGCGCGTCGTTCAAGGACCGCGCCAGCTCGGTGGGCGTGATGAAGGCGACGGAATACCACGCCAAGACCATCGCGGCGGCATCGACGGGCAACGCGGCTTCATCGCTGGCGTGTTTCGCGGCGGCGGTGGGATTGCCCGCGGTTATTTTTGTGCCGGAGAAAGCACCGGAGCCGAAGATCGCGCAGTTGCTCGTATTCGGCGCGACGGTGATCAAGGTGAAGGGCACTTATGATCAAGCGTATGATTTTTGCATGGACGCCTGTGCGAAGTACGGTTGGTATAACCGCAATTGCGCGATCAATTCGTATCTCGTCGAGGGCAAGAAGACGTGCGGGCTGGAGATCGCGGAGCAGTTCAACGACATGATGCCCGATTGGGTGTGTCTCAGCGTGGGAGACGGCTGCACGATTGCGGGCGTGTGGAAGGGGATTCGCGAGATGTTTCATCTCGGCTTCATCAAAAAAGTGCCCCGCATGCTGGGCGTCCAGGCATCGGGCTGCAAGCCGGTGGCGGACGCGTTCCATGCGAACAAGGACGTGGTGAACGTGGATGGCGTCACGCGGGCGGACAGCATCAACTGCGGCACGCCGCGCAACTGGCGCAAAGCGGTGCATGCGTTGCGGGAGTCGCGGGGCGAGATCGTGGCGGTGTCCGATGCCGAGATCATGGAAGCAATGAACAAGACGGCGCGGCTGAGCGCGGTGTTCGGGGAACCGAGCGGCGCGGCGAGTGTGGCCGGCGTCAAGCGGGCGATTGCGGACGGGATCATCAAGAAAAACGAGAGCGTTTGCGCGGTGATTACGGGGAATGGCTTGAAAGACGTGAAGGCCGCGATTGAAACGGCGGGAACGGCAATTAATATTTCCGCGGATCTTAGAGCGTTGGACGAAGAACTGAAGAAGCGCAAAGTACTTTAG
- a CDS encoding response regulator transcription factor produces MQNRVSKHRKKTGAFKRTVLLMDGHSVVREGLASIINDTPDLVVCGQSDSAADAMSAVSALNPDAAVVNISLDGSIGLELIQTLKATYPRLAIVASVLHDEEELAKLAMKAGASSFITRGNVIEPVRRALASA; encoded by the coding sequence ATGCAGAACAGAGTTTCAAAACATCGAAAGAAAACCGGTGCCTTCAAGAGAACTGTTCTTCTCATGGACGGTCACTCCGTCGTGCGGGAAGGACTCGCGAGTATTATCAATGACACGCCTGATCTCGTCGTCTGCGGACAGTCGGATAGCGCAGCCGATGCTATGAGCGCAGTTTCTGCCTTGAACCCTGATGCGGCGGTTGTAAATATTTCGCTCGATGGAAGCATCGGCCTGGAGTTGATTCAGACCCTCAAGGCCACGTATCCCCGGCTCGCCATAGTTGCGTCCGTACTTCACGACGAAGAAGAATTGGCAAAACTGGCGATGAAGGCTGGCGCTTCGAGTTTCATTACCCGTGGAAATGTGATTGAGCCGGTCCGACGCGCACTTGCGTCGGCCTAG
- a CDS encoding 3-phosphoglycerate dehydrogenase → MKILIADKFSEKHLDQLKKLGCDVTYNAAVKAEELPKLIAPCQVLVVRSKKVSADTIKAGDQLAVIVRAGAGVNTIDVKAASARGVYVTNCPGKNSVAVAELVFALILGLDRRLADNVAALRKHQWNKKEFSKADGVFGKTLGIVGVGQIGQEVIRRAHAFGLHVIAWSRSLNLQKARDLEVEYCPDLDTLFRRSDIISLHVALKPDTKKLVTAARLALMKPNAILINTARGEVVDQPALAAALAAKKIRAGLDVFDPEPAEASGEFADPILEEKNLYGTHHIGASTEQAQEAIAEEAIRIIETYVKTGAVPNCVNLATRTPAKWQLIVRHYDRVGVLAHVMDQIRRANTNIEEVQNIIFEGAAAACCRIQLNTEPGKELQAAIKTNPDIIGVESLKLSE, encoded by the coding sequence ATGAAGATACTGATTGCCGACAAGTTTTCCGAAAAACATCTCGACCAACTCAAGAAACTCGGCTGCGACGTCACCTACAACGCCGCCGTCAAAGCCGAAGAACTTCCCAAACTCATCGCGCCCTGCCAGGTCCTCGTCGTCCGCAGTAAAAAAGTCTCCGCCGACACCATCAAGGCCGGCGACCAACTCGCCGTCATCGTCCGCGCCGGCGCGGGCGTGAACACCATTGACGTCAAGGCCGCCAGCGCCCGCGGCGTGTACGTGACCAATTGTCCCGGAAAAAATTCCGTCGCGGTCGCCGAGCTGGTCTTCGCGTTGATTCTCGGCCTCGACCGCCGCCTTGCCGACAACGTCGCTGCGCTCCGCAAGCATCAATGGAACAAAAAAGAATTCAGCAAAGCCGACGGCGTCTTCGGCAAGACCCTCGGCATCGTCGGCGTCGGCCAGATCGGCCAGGAAGTCATCCGGCGCGCCCACGCCTTCGGTCTCCACGTCATCGCCTGGTCGCGCTCCCTCAACCTGCAAAAGGCCCGCGACCTCGAAGTCGAGTACTGCCCCGACCTCGATACGCTCTTCCGCCGCTCTGACATCATCAGTCTGCATGTCGCACTAAAACCCGACACCAAAAAACTCGTCACCGCCGCGCGCCTCGCGCTGATGAAACCCAACGCCATCCTCATCAACACCGCCCGCGGCGAAGTCGTCGATCAACCCGCCCTCGCCGCTGCGCTCGCCGCGAAAAAAATCCGCGCTGGCCTCGACGTCTTCGACCCCGAACCCGCCGAAGCGTCGGGTGAATTCGCCGATCCCATTCTCGAAGAAAAAAATCTCTACGGCACGCACCACATCGGCGCGTCCACGGAACAGGCCCAGGAAGCCATCGCCGAGGAGGCCATCCGCATCATCGAGACCTACGTCAAAACCGGCGCTGTCCCGAACTGCGTCAACCTCGCGACCCGCACTCCCGCCAAGTGGCAGCTCATCGTCCGCCATTACGACCGCGTCGGCGTGCTCGCTCATGTCATGGACCAGATCCGCCGCGCCAACACCAACATCGAAGAAGTCCAAAACATCATCTTCGAAGGCGCCGCCGCCGCCTGCTGCCGCATCCAACTCAACACCGAACCCGGCAAAGAACTCCAGGCCGCCATCAAAACCAACCCCGACATCATCGGCGTCGAATCCCTCAAACTCTCCGAGTAG
- a CDS encoding response regulator, with protein sequence MSSAASEEAASKSTGKKLRVLVVDDQPAVREVVADTIQYAGHEIVGTAKDGMDAVTQAKELRPDVVVMDISMPRMNGVEAMKAILAAGDAKRVLLMSGEYRSLGVTRDEMMRHGAAAFMEKPFNVTELFDMLDRWTAEICT encoded by the coding sequence ATGAGTTCTGCAGCCTCAGAAGAAGCGGCGTCGAAGTCCACTGGCAAGAAGTTGCGCGTGCTGGTGGTCGATGATCAGCCGGCGGTGCGCGAGGTTGTGGCCGACACAATACAATACGCGGGGCACGAAATCGTCGGCACCGCCAAGGACGGAATGGACGCCGTGACGCAGGCCAAGGAGTTGCGTCCGGACGTGGTGGTGATGGATATTTCGATGCCGCGGATGAACGGGGTGGAGGCGATGAAGGCGATCCTGGCTGCGGGGGATGCCAAGCGGGTGCTGTTGATGTCGGGAGAATATCGGTCGCTGGGGGTGACGCGCGATGAGATGATGCGACACGGGGCGGCGGCGTTCATGGAGAAACCGTTCAACGTGACGGAACTGTTCGATATGCTCGATCGCTGGACGGCGGAAATATGCACATGA
- the rnc gene encoding ribonuclease III, whose translation MQFQKLQRTIDYEFKNHDLLVEALTHPSIAHERGTESNHHNQRLEFLGDAVLQLVLTDRIYKLYPEHPEGKLTQIRAHLANRHTLFHRAQAIELGKHLMLGKGEEGSGGRERLSNLADAYEALLGAVYLDGGVRAARKFILTQFAEEFSTIKQTTPRQNPKGRLQELLQAHSASGPIYRVIHESGPDHSKYFEAIVEWEGRELGRGHGASKKQAETIAAETALAALPAVLPQPDPAAKPS comes from the coding sequence ATGCAATTTCAAAAGCTGCAGCGAACCATCGACTACGAATTCAAAAACCACGATCTCCTCGTTGAGGCCCTCACCCATCCATCGATCGCCCACGAGCGCGGCACGGAAAGCAACCATCACAATCAACGCCTGGAGTTTCTCGGTGACGCGGTGCTGCAGCTGGTGCTGACCGATCGCATTTACAAGCTTTACCCCGAGCACCCCGAGGGCAAGCTCACGCAGATTCGCGCCCACCTCGCCAATCGTCACACCCTCTTCCACCGGGCGCAAGCCATCGAGTTGGGCAAACACCTGATGCTGGGCAAGGGTGAGGAAGGCAGCGGCGGCCGCGAACGGCTCTCCAATCTCGCCGATGCCTACGAAGCGTTGCTCGGCGCCGTTTACCTCGATGGCGGCGTCCGCGCTGCCCGCAAATTCATCCTCACGCAATTCGCCGAGGAGTTTTCAACCATCAAGCAGACCACGCCCCGCCAAAACCCCAAAGGCCGGTTACAGGAACTGCTCCAGGCCCACTCCGCCAGCGGCCCCATCTACCGGGTCATCCACGAATCGGGACCCGATCACAGCAAGTACTTCGAGGCGATTGTCGAGTGGGAAGGACGCGAGCTCGGGCGCGGCCACGGAGCCAGCAAGAAACAGGCGGAAACCATCGCCGCCGAAACGGCCCTGGCGGCGCTGCCGGCCGTTCTTCCTCAGCCCGATCCCGCCGCGAAACCAAGCTAG
- the xerD gene encoding site-specific tyrosine recombinase XerD: MEQLVDAFLDHLSVERGLAANTRLAYRTDLARFTSFLQQRGVRQFNAAERQHITDYLLDRRKNGLGPRSLARHLAAIRMFCRFLSREKLLATDVTQTIDSPKLWRTLPHTLDYEEVGRLLAAPNTRTKLGLRDKALLEFMYATGLRVSEVANIKLSDINFEAGFLRSVGKGQKERIVPIGKQAIEWVQRYLREARSSFAKAAHLGEVFLSTRGQPLSRKTIWVLIKKYTRAAGIGKTITPHTLRHSFATHLLDNGADLRVIQEMLGHADISTTQIYTHVDQRRLKETHYRFHPRSGRR, from the coding sequence GTGGAGCAACTGGTCGATGCTTTTCTCGATCATCTGTCTGTCGAGCGCGGATTGGCTGCCAATACACGCCTCGCCTACCGGACCGATCTCGCGCGGTTTACCAGCTTCCTCCAACAACGCGGCGTCCGGCAGTTCAATGCCGCCGAGCGTCAGCACATCACCGACTATCTTCTGGATCGTCGTAAGAACGGCCTGGGTCCGCGCAGCCTCGCGCGCCACCTTGCCGCGATTCGCATGTTCTGCCGGTTCCTATCTCGGGAGAAACTGTTGGCCACAGACGTCACCCAAACCATTGACTCACCGAAACTCTGGCGAACACTTCCCCACACGCTCGACTATGAAGAGGTTGGGCGACTGCTCGCGGCGCCCAACACGCGCACAAAGCTTGGCTTGCGCGACAAGGCGCTGCTGGAGTTTATGTACGCCACGGGCCTGCGCGTCAGCGAAGTCGCGAACATCAAACTGAGCGACATCAATTTCGAGGCGGGCTTCCTCCGCTCGGTCGGCAAGGGCCAGAAGGAACGGATCGTGCCCATCGGTAAACAGGCCATCGAATGGGTGCAACGCTACCTCCGCGAGGCTCGCAGTTCATTTGCGAAAGCCGCGCACCTCGGCGAAGTCTTCCTCTCGACGCGAGGCCAGCCGCTCAGTCGCAAGACAATTTGGGTGCTCATCAAAAAATACACCCGGGCGGCCGGTATCGGGAAAACCATCACACCCCACACCTTGCGCCACAGTTTCGCTACCCACCTACTCGACAACGGCGCGGACCTGCGCGTCATCCAGGAAATGCTCGGCCATGCGGACATCTCGACCACCCAGATCTATACGCACGTCGATCAACGCCGCCTCAAAGAAACCCATTACCGCTTCCACCCGCGGTCGGGACGGCGGTAA
- a CDS encoding metal-dependent transcriptional regulator: METWKEFEANELTHSAAHHLLAIYEVGLEYGGWARVSDIARELSITRGSVSINLRALKKRGWVETDEHHMVKLSTKGQKAAQAVMAKKAVVKTFLSSVLNVPELQAEIDSCKVEHLISQPTGEQLVHFMRFLVSEDPLAKQVLARFKNFHDQCPESKTCEVCHGHCLIEELQHAGL; the protein is encoded by the coding sequence ATGGAAACTTGGAAGGAATTCGAAGCGAACGAGCTAACGCACAGCGCGGCTCATCATCTTCTGGCTATTTATGAAGTTGGTTTGGAGTATGGCGGTTGGGCGCGCGTGTCGGATATTGCCCGCGAACTCAGCATTACGCGCGGCAGTGTGTCGATCAACCTGCGGGCGCTAAAGAAGCGCGGCTGGGTCGAGACCGACGAGCATCACATGGTGAAGCTTTCGACAAAGGGACAAAAGGCTGCGCAAGCCGTGATGGCGAAGAAGGCGGTCGTGAAGACGTTTTTGTCCAGCGTGCTGAATGTTCCCGAGCTGCAGGCGGAAATCGACAGTTGCAAGGTCGAGCATCTCATCAGCCAGCCCACCGGGGAGCAGCTCGTACATTTTATGAGGTTTCTGGTTTCGGAAGATCCGCTCGCCAAACAGGTGCTGGCGCGGTTCAAGAATTTTCACGACCAGTGTCCGGAAAGCAAGACCTGCGAGGTCTGCCACGGCCACTGCCTGATTGAGGAATTACAACACGCCGGCCTATGA
- a CDS encoding ferritin-like domain-containing protein: MKTDRTEIVEDLNRLMAEELEAFLRYFQMRYRLRGVDRLAADKLFEEGTRETLEHAEAIAKQIRALGHVPQLKIDLELRGGPTNLQEALAEMLEVERQALDAYKEVLPRVTGDTMLEDFIRKQISVETEHVQEIATLLE; the protein is encoded by the coding sequence ATGAAGACCGATCGCACAGAAATCGTTGAAGATTTGAATCGTTTGATGGCCGAGGAACTGGAGGCGTTCCTCCGCTACTTCCAAATGCGTTACCGTCTGCGCGGCGTGGATCGACTGGCAGCCGACAAACTTTTCGAGGAAGGCACGCGCGAAACCCTGGAGCACGCCGAGGCGATCGCCAAACAGATTCGCGCGCTCGGCCACGTCCCGCAACTCAAGATCGACCTGGAGTTGCGCGGCGGACCCACCAATTTACAGGAAGCGCTGGCGGAGATGCTGGAAGTTGAACGGCAGGCGCTGGACGCGTACAAGGAGGTCCTGCCGCGAGTGACGGGTGACACGATGCTCGAGGATTTCATTCGCAAACAAATCAGCGTGGAAACGGAGCACGTCCAGGAGATCGCGACTTTATTGGAGTAG
- a CDS encoding FTR1 family protein → MRLAFKVMLAIAASLVVGLLVWQGITAHGSPDPTTPHTSPTVALLDIGVLVFREGLECIMVLAAITAGMVGSSRHHRRPVAWGAGIGFVATIATWFIAVGIINDLTANVSALHLQAATGLLAVIVLLVVMNWFFHKLYWGGWISMHTRKKTELLESAGNAEISDTRLVRGLCLLGFASLYREGFEIVLFLQSYYLRLGGRVVLEGALLGLFFSGIVAVLTFVAHHRLPYRRMLVLTGIMLGFVLLVMVGEQTQEMQLAHWITTTPVQPLVNVIPSWMGMWFAVFPTAETLGSQLLAAILVIGCYFAPRFRPAKLRQNGEPAFQDLPTPLADPAEAQPVQSTK, encoded by the coding sequence ATGCGCCTGGCGTTTAAGGTCATGCTGGCAATCGCCGCATCGCTCGTCGTCGGTTTACTGGTGTGGCAGGGCATTACCGCGCATGGGAGCCCGGATCCGACGACTCCCCACACCAGTCCGACCGTGGCATTGCTCGACATTGGCGTGCTCGTATTTCGCGAAGGGCTCGAATGTATCATGGTGCTGGCGGCGATTACTGCCGGCATGGTCGGGAGCAGCCGACATCACCGGCGCCCGGTCGCCTGGGGAGCGGGAATCGGTTTCGTAGCGACGATTGCGACATGGTTTATCGCGGTGGGAATTATCAATGACCTGACGGCGAATGTTTCCGCCCTCCATTTGCAGGCCGCCACCGGCTTGTTGGCCGTCATCGTTCTGCTGGTGGTCATGAATTGGTTTTTCCACAAACTGTACTGGGGCGGCTGGATCTCCATGCACACCCGCAAGAAAACGGAACTGCTCGAGAGCGCGGGCAACGCGGAAATATCCGATACGCGTCTCGTGCGCGGGTTGTGCCTGCTGGGGTTCGCTTCACTTTACCGCGAGGGATTCGAGATCGTGCTCTTTCTGCAAAGCTATTACCTCCGATTGGGAGGGCGGGTCGTCCTGGAAGGTGCACTGCTGGGGCTGTTTTTCTCGGGCATTGTTGCGGTGCTCACGTTTGTGGCCCACCATCGTTTGCCCTACCGGAGGATGCTGGTGTTGACGGGGATCATGTTGGGATTTGTGTTGCTGGTCATGGTCGGTGAACAGACCCAGGAGATGCAACTTGCCCACTGGATCACTACGACGCCAGTTCAGCCCTTGGTGAATGTCATTCCCTCCTGGATGGGCATGTGGTTCGCGGTCTTCCCGACGGCGGAGACGCTGGGCTCCCAATTGCTCGCCGCGATCCTCGTCATTGGCTGCTACTTCGCGCCGCGATTTCGGCCAGCCAAGCTGCGCCAGAACGGAGAGCCGGCCTTTCAGGATCTTCCCACACCACTGGCCGACCCGGCCGAAGCGCAACCGGTTCAATCCACGAAATAG
- a CDS encoding LUD domain-containing protein — translation MDVARDNILDRVRAALHVEAHRPPPPTSAPIFPPVTNPEVRFREEFAALKGELIENGERLAGFLKGFLKIATDGSDLVGKAIGGANASARECDLGVTSCDCLVAQTGSIIVSTLSAGGRALSVLPPTHLVIARHDQIVPDLAAAMDLLRKRYNKHWPSALSVITGPSRTADIEKILVMGAHGPKRLALYFVD, via the coding sequence ATGGACGTCGCTCGTGACAACATCCTCGATCGTGTCCGTGCCGCCTTGCACGTGGAGGCCCATCGACCGCCTCCGCCAACTAGTGCGCCGATCTTCCCGCCGGTCACAAATCCCGAAGTGCGATTTCGCGAGGAGTTTGCAGCGTTAAAGGGTGAACTCATTGAGAACGGCGAAAGGCTGGCCGGATTCTTGAAAGGTTTTTTGAAAATCGCCACCGACGGAAGCGATCTGGTCGGCAAAGCAATCGGAGGAGCTAACGCAAGCGCGCGTGAGTGCGATTTGGGTGTGACCAGTTGTGATTGCCTGGTGGCTCAGACCGGGTCGATCATTGTCTCCACGCTTTCCGCAGGTGGACGCGCACTTTCGGTGTTACCACCGACGCATCTGGTGATTGCTCGCCACGACCAGATTGTTCCCGATCTCGCAGCCGCAATGGACTTGCTGCGTAAACGCTACAACAAACATTGGCCGAGCGCGCTTTCGGTCATTACCGGACCGAGTCGAACCGCAGACATCGAAAAAATCCTGGTCATGGGCGCGCACGGCCCCAAGCGGTTGGCCCTCTATTTCGTGGATTGA